From SAR202 cluster bacterium, the proteins below share one genomic window:
- a CDS encoding response regulator transcription factor — protein sequence MWHLIRGFERFSRTGEILARAPIIIVEDEALFSELLQTTLSKEEGVEVIGVAKDGETAVKLADEVKPDAILMDIELQGSIDGIEAALQIKQHHPKTGIVILTSHRDRRYLTSLPLETSTGWAYLLKQSVQDIDSVVRAIQGSIMGMVVLDPAVMGGLRPRQGSALVKLTPRQQQVLELVAQGYNNAAIAKRLTLTEKSVETYIHAIYQELQLANEQDSHARVKATLYYPENSDSAK from the coding sequence TTGTGGCATCTTATTCGAGGATTTGAACGATTTTCACGGACGGGTGAGATTTTGGCCAGAGCCCCCATAATAATCGTCGAGGACGAGGCACTGTTCAGCGAGCTTCTCCAGACCACGCTTTCCAAGGAGGAAGGTGTTGAGGTCATTGGCGTCGCCAAGGACGGCGAGACGGCGGTGAAGCTGGCGGACGAGGTCAAGCCGGACGCCATCCTGATGGACATTGAGCTGCAGGGCAGCATCGACGGTATCGAGGCGGCCCTGCAAATAAAGCAGCATCACCCCAAGACCGGGATCGTAATCCTTACCTCTCACCGCGACCGCCGTTATCTCACGAGCCTGCCGCTGGAAACCAGCACGGGCTGGGCATACCTGCTGAAACAGTCGGTGCAGGATATAGACTCCGTCGTGCGCGCCATCCAGGGGAGCATCATGGGCATGGTGGTCCTGGACCCGGCCGTAATGGGCGGCCTCCGCCCCAGACAGGGCTCCGCGCTGGTCAAGCTCACGCCTCGCCAGCAGCAGGTGCTTGAGCTGGTAGCCCAGGGCTACAACAACGCGGCAATCGCCAAGCGGCTCACCCTTACGGAAAAGTCCGTGGAAACATACATCCACGCCATCTACCAGGAGCTCCAGCTCGCGAACGAACAGGACTCCCACGCCCGCGTCAAGGCCACGCTCTACTACCCCGAAAACTCCGATAGCGCCAAGTAG
- a CDS encoding response regulator transcription factor translates to MILTGRREPRVMREVVLADDDLMFRAWLESVLEQGGDLHVVGEANDGETALELVETLHPDVVIADVYMRDMDGLEVARRIKHSHPKIDSILVSAHSDRTHERLAVEEGALALIPKQRVSAEAVRHALKKAV, encoded by the coding sequence ATGATACTTACCGGAAGAAGAGAACCCAGAGTAATGCGTGAAGTAGTCCTTGCCGATGACGATCTGATGTTCCGCGCATGGCTCGAGTCCGTACTTGAGCAAGGCGGGGACCTGCACGTCGTCGGCGAAGCGAACGACGGCGAGACCGCGCTGGAGCTCGTGGAAACCCTGCACCCGGACGTGGTTATTGCAGACGTCTACATGAGAGACATGGACGGCCTGGAAGTCGCGCGCCGCATCAAGCACTCGCACCCGAAGATCGACTCCATCCTGGTCAGCGCCCATTCGGACCGCACCCACGAGCGGCTGGCGGTTGAAGAAGGCGCGCTTGCCCTCATACCAAAGCAGCGGGTGTCTGCCGAGGCTGTTCGTCACGCACTGAAGAAGGCAGTTTAG